In one window of Microtus pennsylvanicus isolate mMicPen1 chromosome 2, mMicPen1.hap1, whole genome shotgun sequence DNA:
- the Scx gene encoding basic helix-loop-helix transcription factor scleraxis produces MSFAMLRSAPPGRYLYPEVSPLSEDEDRGSESSGSDEKPCRVHAARCGLQGARRRAGGRRAAGSGPGPGGRPGREPRQRHTANARERDRTNSVNTAFTALRTLIPTEPADRKLSKIETLRLASSYISHLGNVLLVGEACGDGQPCHSGPAFFHSGRAGSPLPPPPQPPPLARDGGENTQPKQICTFCLSNQRKLSKDRDRKAAIRS; encoded by the exons ATGTCCTTCGCCATGCTGCGCTCAGCACCTCCGGGCCGCTACCTGTACCCTGAGGTGAGCCCGCTGTCGGAGGATGAGGACCGAGGAAGCGAGAGTTCGGGCTCCGACGAAAAACCCTGCCGTGTGCATGCAGCACGCTGTGGCCTCCAGGGCGCCCGGCGGCGGGCAGGAGGACGGAGGGCCGCGGGAAGCGGGCCGGGACCCGGGGGGCGGCCAGGCCGCGAGCCCCGGCAGCGGCACACAGCGAATGCGCGCGAGCGGGACCGCACCAACAGCGTGAACACGGCCTTCACCGCGCTGCGCACACTCATCCCCACCGAGCCAGCAGATCGCAAGCTCTCCAAGATTGAGACGCTGCGCCTGGCTTCCAGCTACATTTCTCACCTGGGCAACGTGCTGCTGGTGGGTGAGGCCTGCGGCGACGGGCAACCATGCCACTCGGGACCCGCTTTCTTCCACAGCGGTCGTGCGGGCAGTCCCCTGCCACcgccaccacaaccaccacctctGGCCCGAGACGGAGGCGAGAATACCCAGCCCAAACAGATCTGCACCTTCTGCCTCAGCAACCAGAGAAAGTTG AGCAAAGACCGTGACAGAAAGGCGGCGATTCGAAGTTAG
- the Bop1 gene encoding ribosome biogenesis protein BOP1 isoform X3 — protein MLGWASLEKDIRNTVGNVPLAWYDDFPHVGYDLDGKRIYKPLRTRDELDQFLDKMDDPDFWRTVQDKMTGRDLRLTDEQVALVHRLQRGQFGDVSFNPYEPSVDFFSGDVMIHPVTNRPADKRSFIPSLIEKEKVSRMVHAIKMGWIKPRRPQDSTPRFYDLWAQEDPNAVLGRHKMHVPAPKLALPGHAESYNPPPEYLPTEEERLAWMHQEPCERKLNFLPQKFSSLRTVPAYGRFIQERFERCLDLYLCPRQRKMRVNVDPEDLIPKLPRPRDLQPFPVCQALVYKGHSDLVRCLSVSPGGQWLASGSDDGSVRLWEVATARCMRTVPVGGVVRSIAWNPNPTICLVAAAMDDAVLLLNPALGDRLLVGSTDQLLDAFTPPEEPTLQPARWLEASEEERQGGLRLRICHSKPVMQVTWHGRGDYLAVVLSSSGHTQVLIHQLSRRRSQSPFRRSHGQVQCVAFHPTRPFLLVASQRSVRIYHLLRQELTKKLMPNCKWVSSLAVHPAGDNIICGSYDSKLVWFDLDLSTKPYKVLRHHKKALRAVAFHPRYPLFASGSDDGSVIVCHGMVYNDLLQNPLLVPVKVLKGHTLTRDLGVLDVAFHPTQPWIFSSGADGTIRLFS, from the exons GACATTCGGAACACTGTGGGCAATGTGCCCCTGGCATGGTATGATGACTTCCCACACGTGGGTTATGACCTGGATGGCAAACGTATCTACAAGCCCCTGAGGACACGAGATGAGCTGGACCAGTTTCTAGACAAAATGGATGACCCAGATTTCTG GCGCACTGTACAGGACAAGATGACAGGGCGTGACCTGCGGCTGACTGATGAGCAGGTGGCCCTGGTACACCGGCTTCAAAGAGGCCAGTTTGGAGATGTGAGCTTCAACCCCTATGAG CCATCTGTGGATTTCTTCAGTGGTGACGTCATGATCCACCCCGTGACCAACCGCCCAGCTGACAAGCGTAGCTTCATTCCATCCCTAATTGAGAAGGAGAAG GTGTCTCGCATGGTGCATGCCATCAAGATGGGTTGGATCAAGCCTCGACGGCCCCAAGACTCCACCCCTAGATTCTATGACCTGTGGGCCCAGGAGGATCCGAATGCTGTGTTGGGGCGCCACAAGATGCATGTGCCTGCACCCAAGCTGGCCTTGCCTGGCCATGCTGAGTCTTACAACCCACCTCCTGAGTACCTGCCCACTGAGGAGGAG CGCTTGGCATGGATGCACCAGGAACCTTGTGAGAGAAAGCTTAACTTCCTGCCACAGAAGTTTTCCAGCCTGAGGACAGTGCCTGCTTATGGCCGCTTCATCCAGGAGCGATTTGAGCGCTGCCTTGACTTATATCTGTGCCCACGGCAACGCAAGATGAGG GTGAATGTGGATCCTGAAGACCTCATCCCTAAGCTCCCTCGGCCAAGAGACCTTCAGCCTTTCCCTGTCTGCCAGGCCCTT GTCTACAAGGGCCACAGTGACCTTGTCCGCTGCCTCAGTGTCTCCCCAGGGGGCCAGTGGCTAGCTTCAG GTTCGGACGATGGCTCAGTGAGGCTCTGGGAGGTGGCTACTGCCCGCTGTATGAGGACTGTGCCTGTTGGGGGTGTGGTACGAAGCATTGCCTGGAACCCCAATCCTACCATATGCCTAGTAGCCGCAGCCAT GGATGATGCAGTGCTGCTTCTGAACCCAGCCCTGGGAGACCGGCTCTTGGTGGGTAGCACAGACCAGCTGCTGGATGCCTTCACTCCACCTGAAGAGCCAACGTTGCAGCCAGCCCGCTGGCTAGAGGCCTCAGAGGAAGAACGCCAGGGGGGCCTGCGACTACGTATCTGCCACAGCAAA CCAGTGATGCAGGTGACCTGGCATGGGCGAGGGGACTACCTGGCTGTGGTGCTGTCTAGTTCAGGACACACTCAGGTGCTGATCCACCAGCTGAGCAGGAGGCGCAGCCAGAGCCCATTCCGCCGCAGCCACGGACAGGTGCAGTGTGTGGCTTTCCACCCCACCCGGCCCTTCCTGCTTGTGGCCTCTCAGCGCAGTGTCCGCATTTACCACCTGCTGCGCCAGGAGCTTACCAAGAAGCTGATGCCCAACTGCAAGTGGGTGTCTAGCCTAGCTGTGCACCCAGCAG GTGACAACATCATCTGTGGCAGCTATGACAGCAAACTGGTGTGGTTTGACCTGGATCTTTCCACGAAGCCATACAAAGTGCTGAG GCATCACAAGAAGGCTTTGCGGGCTGTGGCATTCCACCCCCGATATCCACTCTTTGCATCTGGCTCAGACGATGGCAGTGTTATTGTCTGCCATGGCATGGTGTACAA TGACCTGCTGCAGAACCCACTGCTGGTACCTGTCAAGGTGCTTAAGGGGCACACACTGACCCGAGATCTGGGTGTTCTGGATGTGGCCTTCCACCCCACACAGCCATGGATCTTCTCCTCTGGGGCAGATGGCACCATCCGACTCTTCAGCTAG
- the Bop1 gene encoding ribosome biogenesis protein BOP1 isoform X2, which produces MGLSSGPWRRLSDLVLCCDMARGLLPFSYAVDIRNTVGNVPLAWYDDFPHVGYDLDGKRIYKPLRTRDELDQFLDKMDDPDFWRTVQDKMTGRDLRLTDEQVALVHRLQRGQFGDVSFNPYEPSVDFFSGDVMIHPVTNRPADKRSFIPSLIEKEKVSRMVHAIKMGWIKPRRPQDSTPRFYDLWAQEDPNAVLGRHKMHVPAPKLALPGHAESYNPPPEYLPTEEERLAWMHQEPCERKLNFLPQKFSSLRTVPAYGRFIQERFERCLDLYLCPRQRKMRVNVDPEDLIPKLPRPRDLQPFPVCQALVYKGHSDLVRCLSVSPGGQWLASGSDDGSVRLWEVATARCMRTVPVGGVVRSIAWNPNPTICLVAAAMDDAVLLLNPALGDRLLVGSTDQLLDAFTPPEEPTLQPARWLEASEEERQGGLRLRICHSKPVMQVTWHGRGDYLAVVLSSSGHTQVLIHQLSRRRSQSPFRRSHGQVQCVAFHPTRPFLLVASQRSVRIYHLLRQELTKKLMPNCKWVSSLAVHPAGDNIICGSYDSKLVWFDLDLSTKPYKVLRHHKKALRAVAFHPRYPLFASGSDDGSVIVCHGMVYNDLLQNPLLVPVKVLKGHTLTRDLGVLDVAFHPTQPWIFSSGADGTIRLFS; this is translated from the exons GACATTCGGAACACTGTGGGCAATGTGCCCCTGGCATGGTATGATGACTTCCCACACGTGGGTTATGACCTGGATGGCAAACGTATCTACAAGCCCCTGAGGACACGAGATGAGCTGGACCAGTTTCTAGACAAAATGGATGACCCAGATTTCTG GCGCACTGTACAGGACAAGATGACAGGGCGTGACCTGCGGCTGACTGATGAGCAGGTGGCCCTGGTACACCGGCTTCAAAGAGGCCAGTTTGGAGATGTGAGCTTCAACCCCTATGAG CCATCTGTGGATTTCTTCAGTGGTGACGTCATGATCCACCCCGTGACCAACCGCCCAGCTGACAAGCGTAGCTTCATTCCATCCCTAATTGAGAAGGAGAAG GTGTCTCGCATGGTGCATGCCATCAAGATGGGTTGGATCAAGCCTCGACGGCCCCAAGACTCCACCCCTAGATTCTATGACCTGTGGGCCCAGGAGGATCCGAATGCTGTGTTGGGGCGCCACAAGATGCATGTGCCTGCACCCAAGCTGGCCTTGCCTGGCCATGCTGAGTCTTACAACCCACCTCCTGAGTACCTGCCCACTGAGGAGGAG CGCTTGGCATGGATGCACCAGGAACCTTGTGAGAGAAAGCTTAACTTCCTGCCACAGAAGTTTTCCAGCCTGAGGACAGTGCCTGCTTATGGCCGCTTCATCCAGGAGCGATTTGAGCGCTGCCTTGACTTATATCTGTGCCCACGGCAACGCAAGATGAGG GTGAATGTGGATCCTGAAGACCTCATCCCTAAGCTCCCTCGGCCAAGAGACCTTCAGCCTTTCCCTGTCTGCCAGGCCCTT GTCTACAAGGGCCACAGTGACCTTGTCCGCTGCCTCAGTGTCTCCCCAGGGGGCCAGTGGCTAGCTTCAG GTTCGGACGATGGCTCAGTGAGGCTCTGGGAGGTGGCTACTGCCCGCTGTATGAGGACTGTGCCTGTTGGGGGTGTGGTACGAAGCATTGCCTGGAACCCCAATCCTACCATATGCCTAGTAGCCGCAGCCAT GGATGATGCAGTGCTGCTTCTGAACCCAGCCCTGGGAGACCGGCTCTTGGTGGGTAGCACAGACCAGCTGCTGGATGCCTTCACTCCACCTGAAGAGCCAACGTTGCAGCCAGCCCGCTGGCTAGAGGCCTCAGAGGAAGAACGCCAGGGGGGCCTGCGACTACGTATCTGCCACAGCAAA CCAGTGATGCAGGTGACCTGGCATGGGCGAGGGGACTACCTGGCTGTGGTGCTGTCTAGTTCAGGACACACTCAGGTGCTGATCCACCAGCTGAGCAGGAGGCGCAGCCAGAGCCCATTCCGCCGCAGCCACGGACAGGTGCAGTGTGTGGCTTTCCACCCCACCCGGCCCTTCCTGCTTGTGGCCTCTCAGCGCAGTGTCCGCATTTACCACCTGCTGCGCCAGGAGCTTACCAAGAAGCTGATGCCCAACTGCAAGTGGGTGTCTAGCCTAGCTGTGCACCCAGCAG GTGACAACATCATCTGTGGCAGCTATGACAGCAAACTGGTGTGGTTTGACCTGGATCTTTCCACGAAGCCATACAAAGTGCTGAG GCATCACAAGAAGGCTTTGCGGGCTGTGGCATTCCACCCCCGATATCCACTCTTTGCATCTGGCTCAGACGATGGCAGTGTTATTGTCTGCCATGGCATGGTGTACAA TGACCTGCTGCAGAACCCACTGCTGGTACCTGTCAAGGTGCTTAAGGGGCACACACTGACCCGAGATCTGGGTGTTCTGGATGTGGCCTTCCACCCCACACAGCCATGGATCTTCTCCTCTGGGGCAGATGGCACCATCCGACTCTTCAGCTAG